One Bacteroidota bacterium genomic window carries:
- the rny gene encoding ribonuclease Y, with protein MDSIILVISILGSLAIGAGATWVLISKKNKSAAAAIIDEAKHKAEIFKKDKQLEAKEHFMRLKEEHEKEANSRNNNLQQAENRIKQKEQSLNQKMENMNKKEKEVETIKESLTNQLELVAKKKEELDKFHQAQVKQLEKLAGLSAEEAKAQLVENLKAEAQSEASAFVKDIVDEAKLTATKEARRMVIQTIQRTAAEQAIENSVSVFNIESDEVKGRIIGREGRNIRALEAATGIEIIVDDTPEAIILSGFDPIRREIARLSLHRLVTDGRIHPARIEEVVAKTKKQLEEEVIEIGERTCIDLGIHGLHPELVRMVGRMRYRSSYGQNLLQHSREVANLCATMAAELGLNVKLAKRAGLLHDIGKVPDDDAETPHALLGMKLAEKYKEHPEVVNAIGAHHDEIEMTSMLSPIVQACDAISGSRPGARREDVENYMKRLKDLESLALSYDGVEKAFAIQAGRELRVMVESERVSDEKAEMLSFDISQRIMKEMIYPGQIKVTVIRERRAVNFAK; from the coding sequence ATGGACAGTATTATCCTAGTAATATCCATTTTGGGCTCGCTTGCCATAGGCGCGGGTGCAACGTGGGTGCTCATCAGCAAAAAGAACAAAAGTGCGGCTGCCGCTATTATTGATGAGGCAAAACACAAAGCAGAGATTTTTAAGAAAGACAAGCAATTAGAGGCTAAAGAACATTTTATGCGCCTGAAAGAGGAGCATGAAAAAGAAGCTAACTCACGCAACAATAACCTTCAACAAGCTGAAAACAGGATTAAGCAAAAAGAGCAAAGCCTGAATCAGAAAATGGAGAACATGAACAAGAAGGAAAAAGAGGTGGAAACCATTAAGGAGAGCCTTACCAACCAACTTGAACTTGTTGCCAAAAAGAAAGAAGAGTTAGACAAATTTCACCAAGCACAAGTAAAACAATTGGAAAAATTGGCAGGCCTATCGGCCGAAGAAGCCAAAGCCCAGTTGGTTGAAAACCTGAAAGCCGAGGCGCAAAGCGAGGCATCGGCATTTGTGAAAGACATTGTTGACGAAGCTAAACTAACTGCTACTAAAGAAGCCCGTCGTATGGTAATACAAACCATACAACGTACTGCCGCTGAACAAGCGATAGAAAACTCGGTATCGGTGTTTAACATCGAAAGCGACGAAGTAAAAGGCCGTATTATCGGTCGTGAAGGTCGTAACATCCGCGCCCTTGAAGCCGCTACCGGTATTGAGATTATTGTGGACGATACCCCTGAAGCAATTATCCTTTCAGGTTTCGACCCTATCCGCCGCGAAATTGCCCGTCTTTCATTGCACAGGCTGGTAACCGATGGTCGTATCCACCCTGCCCGTATTGAGGAAGTGGTGGCCAAAACCAAAAAACAACTGGAAGAAGAAGTTATTGAAATAGGCGAACGTACTTGTATCGACTTAGGTATACACGGCCTTCACCCTGAATTAGTGCGTATGGTAGGTAGGATGCGTTACCGCTCATCATACGGTCAAAACCTGTTGCAGCACAGCCGCGAGGTTGCCAATCTTTGTGCTACAATGGCCGCTGAACTTGGTTTGAACGTTAAACTAGCTAAACGTGCCGGATTGCTGCACGATATTGGTAAAGTGCCCGATGACGACGCTGAAACTCCACACGCATTGTTGGGTATGAAATTGGCCGAGAAGTACAAAGAACACCCCGAAGTGGTGAACGCCATCGGTGCCCACCACGACGAGATTGAAATGACTTCGATGCTTTCGCCAATCGTTCAGGCGTGTGATGCTATCTCAGGTTCACGTCCCGGTGCCCGTCGCGAAGATGTTGAAAACTACATGAAACGTTTGAAAGACTTGGAAAGCCTTGCACTTTCTTATGACGGTGTAGAAAAAGCATTTGCGATACAAGCTGGTCGCGAGTTGCGTGTAATGGTAGAAAGCGAGCGCGTGAGCGATGAAAAAGCAGAAATGCTTTCGTTTGATATCAGCCAACGTATTATGAAAGAAATGATTTACCCCGGCCAGATTAAAGTAACGGTTATCCGTGAACGCCGTGCGGTGAATTTTGCTAAATAA